Proteins from a genomic interval of Chryseobacterium indologenes:
- a CDS encoding DUF1569 domain-containing protein gives MKTIFDPATREELVRRITMLTPENKAEWGKMNQYQMIKHCTTWNDWVQGNGKYQYRQEFLGKLFGKMVLKGITRNEKPLGKNAPAGIFTIKETDGDTELQKKVWLEQIRAYGNFSNPGFIHDFFGKMTMEEIGIFVYKHMDHHLRQFKA, from the coding sequence ATGAAAACAATATTTGATCCTGCAACAAGAGAGGAGCTGGTAAGAAGGATTACTATGCTCACCCCGGAAAATAAAGCTGAATGGGGGAAAATGAACCAGTACCAGATGATAAAACATTGCACGACATGGAATGATTGGGTCCAGGGAAACGGAAAATATCAGTACAGGCAGGAATTCTTAGGCAAGCTTTTTGGAAAAATGGTTTTAAAAGGTATTACCAGGAATGAGAAGCCTCTGGGAAAAAATGCACCGGCAGGTATTTTCACCATTAAAGAAACGGATGGTGATACTGAGTTGCAGAAAAAAGTATGGCTTGAGCAGATCAGGGCATATGGCAATTTTTCAAATCCCGGCTTCATCCATGATTTCTTTGGGAAAATGACCATGGAAGAGATCGGTATTTTTGTATATAAACATATGGACCATCATTTACGGCAGTTCAAAGCATAG
- the nhaA gene encoding Na+/H+ antiporter NhaA, which translates to MNLSLYFKKFFNNSQASGIILIFCVLISLLIANSSLAEGFQHFLDKEAGTHLFGLEYPVSIWINDGLMAVFFLLVGLEIKRELVEGELSSFRNASLPIFAAVGGMLVPAVIYSIFNTGTEYSNGWGIPMATDIAFSLAIISMLGKKIPNSIKIFLAALAIVDDLGAILVIAIFYTEQIHWSYLLLSLGVTALLFLLNFLKVTRIIFYIIPGLFLWYFLHHSGIHATIAGVLLAFSIPTNASHVEISPLEKLEHQLHIPVSFLIMPIFALTNTNITFTSHMVTGITSTLGMGIIGGLILGKLIGINLFSMIAIKLKLSTLPQNSNWTQMIGVGLLAGIGFTMSIFIALLSFKGEIEIQDEAKFAILIASFVAAIAGFTILSISSKENMEPEED; encoded by the coding sequence ATGAATTTATCTCTTTATTTTAAAAAATTTTTCAACAACAGCCAGGCATCAGGAATTATCCTTATTTTCTGTGTCCTGATTTCATTACTTATCGCCAACTCCTCTTTAGCAGAAGGCTTTCAACATTTCCTGGACAAAGAAGCAGGTACTCACCTGTTTGGGCTTGAATACCCTGTGAGCATCTGGATCAATGACGGGCTGATGGCTGTCTTCTTTCTTTTGGTTGGCCTTGAAATCAAGAGAGAACTGGTAGAAGGAGAACTTTCATCTTTTAGGAATGCTTCATTACCGATTTTTGCGGCCGTGGGAGGAATGCTGGTTCCGGCTGTAATCTACAGTATTTTCAACACAGGAACTGAATACAGCAACGGATGGGGAATTCCGATGGCTACAGATATTGCTTTTTCGCTTGCTATTATTTCAATGCTGGGAAAGAAAATTCCAAACTCTATCAAGATTTTTCTGGCAGCATTGGCTATCGTAGACGACCTGGGAGCGATCCTGGTGATTGCCATCTTTTACACCGAGCAGATTCACTGGAGTTATTTACTGCTTTCTTTGGGAGTGACAGCCTTATTATTCCTGTTAAACTTCCTAAAAGTTACGCGTATTATATTTTATATTATTCCAGGTCTTTTTTTATGGTATTTCCTTCATCATTCAGGAATTCATGCAACAATTGCAGGAGTTTTACTGGCATTTAGTATTCCTACGAATGCTTCTCATGTAGAAATTTCTCCTTTAGAGAAACTGGAGCATCAGCTTCACATCCCCGTAAGCTTCCTGATCATGCCTATATTTGCGCTTACCAATACCAATATTACTTTTACAAGTCATATGGTTACAGGAATTACAAGTACTTTGGGAATGGGAATTATTGGAGGGTTAATTCTCGGAAAGCTTATCGGTATCAATCTGTTTTCGATGATCGCCATCAAACTAAAGCTCAGCACCTTACCACAAAACAGCAACTGGACTCAAATGATCGGTGTAGGCCTACTGGCAGGGATAGGATTTACCATGTCTATCTTTATTGCACTGCTGTCTTTTAAAGGAGAGATTGAGATTCAGGATGAAGCTAAATTTGCTATTTTAATTGCCTCTTTTGTGGCTGCGATCGCAGGTTTTACAATCTTAAGCATAAGTTCAAAAGAAAATATGGAGCCGGAAGAAGATTAA